A stretch of Candidatus Margulisiibacteriota bacterium DNA encodes these proteins:
- a CDS encoding YfcE family phosphodiesterase — translation MKIAVFSDIHGNVEALDLIKNNVYPKVDELWFLGDLYFDYKNNEDTPKNRQILYKWFTEASKNKLKIIISGNCDNRETTNNEFFNKESKLVKEVCGLKFLLEHGHQLKEESKEKELAEFNCDVLLSGHTHLGKIQIEKDKMYLNPGSVSFPRDELNIPTYLLINEEEKTISLRSVDENELIEEITIY, via the coding sequence ATGAAAATAGCAGTTTTTTCAGATATACATGGAAATGTTGAGGCCTTAGATTTAATAAAAAATAATGTATATCCTAAGGTTGATGAGCTTTGGTTTTTAGGTGACTTATACTTTGATTACAAAAACAATGAGGATACTCCTAAAAATCGCCAAATATTATATAAATGGTTTACAGAAGCTAGCAAAAACAAATTAAAAATTATTATTAGTGGTAATTGCGACAATAGAGAAACAACGAACAATGAATTTTTTAACAAAGAAAGTAAACTTGTAAAGGAAGTTTGTGGTTTAAAATTTTTATTAGAACATGGGCATCAATTAAAAGAAGAGAGTAAAGAAAAAGAATTAGCTGAATTTAATTGTGATGTGTTGCTATCTGGACATACTCATCTTGGGAAAATTCAGATTGAAAAGGATAAAATGTATTTAAACCCTGGCTCTGTCTCCTTTCCTCGTGATGAGCTTAATATTCCAACCTATTTATTAATTAATGAAGAGGAAAAAACTATCTCGCTTAGAAGCGTAGATGAAAATGAATTAATAGAAGAAATTACTATATATTAA
- a CDS encoding TetR/AcrR family transcriptional regulator, whose amino-acid sequence MEEVLSSRQREIVDKAIALIAEKGIQNLTIKNLAQKMGFSEPAIYRHFPGKTEILLAIIELFEEKRSQSMDQNLATSSFSESLKHLLSKHIQLFAKNPTYATVIFSEELFMNEPELLQKMQSIMNHNEGIILNLIEKNQQKGDIRKDIDKHSLALIIMGGMRLIVKRWVLSCFASELTKDVNNFRKTIVKLCKEEK is encoded by the coding sequence ATGGAAGAAGTACTCAGTAGTCGTCAGCGAGAAATTGTAGATAAGGCTATTGCCTTGATAGCAGAAAAAGGAATTCAAAACCTAACAATTAAAAACTTAGCACAGAAAATGGGATTTTCTGAACCTGCTATTTATCGTCATTTCCCAGGAAAAACAGAAATATTATTAGCAATAATCGAACTGTTCGAAGAAAAACGTAGCCAATCAATGGACCAGAATTTAGCAACCAGCTCATTTTCTGAGAGCCTAAAACATTTACTATCAAAGCATATCCAGTTGTTTGCCAAAAATCCCACATATGCGACAGTTATTTTTTCAGAGGAATTGTTTATGAATGAACCTGAATTATTGCAAAAAATGCAGTCGATCATGAATCATAACGAAGGAATAATTTTAAATTTAATTGAGAAAAACCAACAGAAGGGGGACATTCGTAAGGATATCGATAAGCATAGCTTAGCTCTAATCATCATGGGAGGAATGCGCTTAATAGTAAAAAGATGGGTTCTCTCTTGTTTTGCTTCTGAGTTAACTAAAGATGTAAACAATTTTCGTAAAACAATAGTCAAACTGTGCAAGGAGGAAAAGTAA
- a CDS encoding CrcB family protein — protein MTNLLLLALGGAIGTLCRYFFYSLQISNTGFQFSTLFVNLVGSFLIGLFAVIFINLNTPNSIRLFLTIGVLGGFTTFSSFSLENMFLLQNGKYLLALTNVLISTIFGILLAFLGFWLGKLFF, from the coding sequence ATGACAAATTTACTTCTTTTAGCCTTAGGTGGAGCGATCGGAACCTTATGTAGATACTTTTTTTATTCTCTTCAAATTAGCAACACTGGATTTCAATTTAGTACCCTCTTTGTAAATTTAGTAGGTTCTTTTTTAATAGGATTATTTGCTGTAATTTTCATCAACCTTAATACTCCAAATTCAATTAGACTTTTTTTGACGATAGGAGTTTTAGGCGGGTTTACAACATTCTCGTCCTTCAGTTTAGAAAACATGTTTTTATTACAAAACGGGAAATATCTTTTAGCACTTACTAATGTGCTAATTAGTACTATATTTGGGATACTTTTAGCTTTTCTAGGGTTTTGGCTAGGTAAACTATTTTTTTAA
- a CDS encoding response regulator: protein METRKTVLIVDDDQTLIDVLEISFSILHNIIIEKAYSGEESIVKAEQIIPDLIIMDYKMPGMNGWEAAKRIKANPKTENIPIIGYTAWAGLEDVKRGLNSGIVEIVTKPIDLDAWEEKLQKYLG, encoded by the coding sequence ATGGAAACAAGAAAAACCGTACTAATTGTTGATGATGATCAAACCTTAATAGACGTTTTAGAAATATCTTTCAGTATTCTTCATAATATTATTATTGAAAAAGCCTACAGTGGCGAGGAATCCATTGTAAAAGCTGAGCAAATAATCCCTGATTTAATTATCATGGACTATAAAATGCCTGGGATGAACGGCTGGGAAGCTGCTAAAAGAATCAAAGCTAATCCAAAAACAGAGAATATACCTATTATTGGATATACTGCATGGGCTGGACTAGAAGACGTCAAAAGAGGCTTAAATAGTGGAATAGTGGAAATAGTTACAAAACCTATTGATTTAGATGCTTGGGAAGAAAAGCTTCAAAAATACTTAGGCTAA
- a CDS encoding adenine phosphoribosyltransferase — protein sequence MNLLDYVRDIQDFPKKGIVFKDITPLIKDSDAFKHSIELLENKLQDIDFDYIVAVESRGFIFGAALALQMGKGIIPVRKKGKLPAETISIQYDLEYGTDSLELHKDALMKTDKVIIIDDLLATGGTVSAVEKLIAQTGAEIVADVFVVNLAFLNGIKKLSAKKVIQLLEF from the coding sequence ATGAATTTACTGGATTACGTGCGAGATATTCAAGATTTTCCTAAAAAAGGAATTGTATTTAAAGATATAACTCCGCTTATTAAAGACAGTGACGCCTTCAAACATTCAATTGAATTATTGGAGAATAAATTGCAAGATATTGATTTCGATTATATTGTAGCAGTTGAATCCAGAGGTTTTATTTTTGGAGCTGCATTAGCTTTGCAGATGGGTAAAGGGATTATTCCTGTTAGAAAGAAAGGGAAATTACCAGCTGAAACAATTTCCATTCAGTATGATTTGGAATATGGGACAGACTCACTTGAGTTACACAAAGACGCATTAATGAAAACTGATAAAGTTATTATAATTGATGACCTTCTAGCTACAGGGGGAACAGTGTCAGCCGTAGAAAAATTAATAGCTCAAACTGGTGCAGAAATTGTAGCTGATGTTTTTGTTGTGAATCTGGCTTTTTTAAATGGTATAAAGAAATTATCAGCTAAAAAAGTCATCCAATTGTTAGAGTTTTAA